GTGAGTGAGTAAACCATTACGTTATGCAATGAACGTGCTTGCTGTTCGCGAACATAGTGAAGCTGAGATACGCCGCAAGCTTGCGGCGTATCTGCGTAAATTTGCACCGACAGAAACCGGTTCAGATGATGTAACCGGAAACATTTCTGTCGAAGAAATCGAATCAGCCATACTCTACTGTACCGAACATGGCTGGCTGGATGATGAACGTTTTGCCCATCGTTATATCCGCAGTCGCAGCCGTAAGGGATATGGCGCACAGCGTATCAGAACGGAATTAGGCCAAAAAGGTATCGACAAAGGAACGATTGTCGCCGCTTTTAATGAATGTGATATTGACTGGTGTGAGCTGGCAAAGTCGGTAGCAGAACGAAAATTCGGGTATCCTCTACCTGTAGAATGGAAAGAAAAAGTAAAATTGCAGCGATATTTGCTATATCGTGGTTTTTTTCATGAAGAAATCCAATTCGTTTATGCGAATTTTTCAGATTGATGCATACGGGATTTTACTTCCCATCGAAGAAAATTTATCTTATTCCCACTTTTTGTTCGTGAGTTGCACGGTAGCGCCAGCATGCTGCACTAACCTTGCCCGCGATCTGTTCTTTTAGTTTGACTCCAGGACAATTATGAGCAAGAGCACCGCTGAGATCCGTCAAGCGTTTCTCGATTTTTTCCACAGTAAGGGACATCAGGTTGTTGATAGCAGTTCCCTGGTGCCGAATAACGACCCAACCCTGTTATTCACTAATGCGGGTATGAATCAGTTCAAAGACGTGTTTCTGGGACTGGATAAACGTGGCTATCTAAGAGCGACGACTTCGCAGCGCTGCGTGCGGGCGGGTGGTAAACATAACGACTTGGAAAATGTTGGTTATACCGCGCGCCATCATACTTTCTTCGAAATGTTGGGTAATTTCAGTTTTGGCGATTACTTTAAACAGGATGCAATCCATTACGCATGGGAACTGTTGACCGCACCAAAGTGGTTTAACCTGCCAAAAGAGAAATTGTGGGTAACGATATACGCCACGGATGACGAGGCCTATGATATTTGGGCAAATGAAATCGGCATCCCACATGAGCGCATCATTCGCATTGGAGACAATAAGGGCGAACCCTTTGCGTCAGATAATTTCTGGCAGATGGGCGACACCGGCCCTTGTGGTCCGTGTTCTGAAATTTTCTACGATCATGGCGACCATGTCGCCGGCGGCCCGCCAGGAAGCCATGATGAAGACGGCGATCGTTATATTGAGATCTGGAATCTCGTTTTCATGCAGTTTAACCGTCAGGCTGACGGTACGATGCTGCCGTTGCCCAAGCCTTCTGTTGATACCGGAATGGGGTTAGAGCGAGTTTCTGCTGTGTTGCAGCATGTGAACTCGAACTATGAGATCGATTTATTCAAGACGCTGATTGCTGCGGTAGCCAAAACAGTCTGTACGACTGACCTGGACAATAAATCGTTACGTGTTATTGCCGACCATATTCGCTCCTGTGCTTTCCTGATCGCCGATGGCGTAATACCTTCCAATGAAAACCGTGGCTACGTTCTGCGTCGTATTATTCGCCGCGCTGTTCGTCATGGCAATATGCTGGGGGCGACGGAAGCATTTTTCTATAAGCTGGTCGCACCGCTAATCGAGGTCATGGGTTCTGCGGCGACTGAACTAAAAAAACAGCAGTCGCAGGTTGAGCTAGCGCTCAAAACGGAAGAAGAGCAGTTTGCCCGGACGTTGGAGCGTGGTTTGTCATTGCTGGATGATGAGATCAAAAAACTGTCCGGTGACACGCTGGACGGCGAAACGGCTTTCAAACTTTATGATACCTATGGTTTCCCCATCGATCTCACGGCTGATGTGTGTCGTGAACGCGGTTTGAAGGTTGATGAGAAAGGATTTGACCTAGCGATGGAAGCTCAGCGTCAGCGTGCCCGTGAAGCCAGTGGCTTTGGTGTCGATTACAACAATGTTGTTCGCGTGGATGCATCAACCCCATTTTGTGGTTATGAGCAGACACGCCAGCAATCCACCGTTATTGCGATCTATCACGATGGCAAAGCGGTAGATCAGATTGAAGCGGGCGAAGAGGCCGTTGTTATTCTTGGTGAAACCCCATTTTATGGTGAATCTGGTGGGCAGGTTGGTGACAAAGGTGAATTAAAAAGCGCCAATGCGAGCTTTGCTGTTCAGGATACCCAGAAATATGGTAAGGCTATCGGTCATATTGGCAAGCTGACTCTGGGGACTCTGCGTATTAATGATAGCGTAGATGCTATTGTTGATAGTGAGCGGCGTGACCGTATTCGTTTGAATCACTCCGCCACTCACTTGCTGCATGCTGCACTGCGTCAGGTCTTAGGCAATCATGTCGCGCAGAGAGGCTCGTTGGTTAACGACAGCTATCTGCGTTTCGATTTCTCTCATACCGAAGCGATGAAACCTGAGCAGATCCGTCAGGTCGAAGATATCGTCAATACACAGATTCGTCGTAATCTCGCGGTACAAACCGATGTTATGGCGCTGTCTGATGCGAAAGATAAGGGTGCGATGGCGCTTTTCGGCGAGAAATATGACGCCCATGTTCGTGTGTTGATCATGGGTGATTTCTCTATCGAACTCTGCGGTGGAACGCACGCCAATCGTACGGGCGACATCGGTTTGTTCCAGATCGTTTCCGAATCCGGTACTGCTGCTGGTGTTCGGCGCATTGAAGCTGTGACGGGTGAAAAGGCCTTGTCCGCGTTACATCGCCAAAGTGATGTTTTGCAGGACATCGCTCAGCTTCTCAAAGGCGATAGCAACAATTTGGGTGACAAAGTCCGTTCTGTCATAGAGCGGACTCGTACACTGGAAAAAGAGCTTCAACAACTGAAAGCTCAACACGCTGCACAGGAAAGTTCTTCTCTTTCGGGTAAAGCGAAAGAAATCAACGGCACTAAACTGTTGGTCACTCAGTTGGATAATGTGGAGGCCAAGTTGCTTCGCTCCATGGTGGATGACCTGAAAAATCAGTTAGGGTCGGCCATCATTGTGTTAGCAACGACGGCAGAGGGTAAAGTCAGCCTGATCTCTGGCGTGACGAAAGATCTGACCGACCGCGTGAAAGCTGGAGAGTT
This is a stretch of genomic DNA from Brenneria rubrifaciens. It encodes these proteins:
- the recX gene encoding recombination regulator RecX; this translates as MSKPLRYAMNVLAVREHSEAEIRRKLAAYLRKFAPTETGSDDVTGNISVEEIESAILYCTEHGWLDDERFAHRYIRSRSRKGYGAQRIRTELGQKGIDKGTIVAAFNECDIDWCELAKSVAERKFGYPLPVEWKEKVKLQRYLLYRGFFHEEIQFVYANFSD
- the alaS gene encoding alanine--tRNA ligase, whose product is MSKSTAEIRQAFLDFFHSKGHQVVDSSSLVPNNDPTLLFTNAGMNQFKDVFLGLDKRGYLRATTSQRCVRAGGKHNDLENVGYTARHHTFFEMLGNFSFGDYFKQDAIHYAWELLTAPKWFNLPKEKLWVTIYATDDEAYDIWANEIGIPHERIIRIGDNKGEPFASDNFWQMGDTGPCGPCSEIFYDHGDHVAGGPPGSHDEDGDRYIEIWNLVFMQFNRQADGTMLPLPKPSVDTGMGLERVSAVLQHVNSNYEIDLFKTLIAAVAKTVCTTDLDNKSLRVIADHIRSCAFLIADGVIPSNENRGYVLRRIIRRAVRHGNMLGATEAFFYKLVAPLIEVMGSAATELKKQQSQVELALKTEEEQFARTLERGLSLLDDEIKKLSGDTLDGETAFKLYDTYGFPIDLTADVCRERGLKVDEKGFDLAMEAQRQRAREASGFGVDYNNVVRVDASTPFCGYEQTRQQSTVIAIYHDGKAVDQIEAGEEAVVILGETPFYGESGGQVGDKGELKSANASFAVQDTQKYGKAIGHIGKLTLGTLRINDSVDAIVDSERRDRIRLNHSATHLLHAALRQVLGNHVAQRGSLVNDSYLRFDFSHTEAMKPEQIRQVEDIVNTQIRRNLAVQTDVMALSDAKDKGAMALFGEKYDAHVRVLIMGDFSIELCGGTHANRTGDIGLFQIVSESGTAAGVRRIEAVTGEKALSALHRQSDVLQDIAQLLKGDSNNLGDKVRSVIERTRTLEKELQQLKAQHAAQESSSLSGKAKEINGTKLLVTQLDNVEAKLLRSMVDDLKNQLGSAIIVLATTAEGKVSLISGVTKDLTDRVKAGELVGFVAQQVGGKGGGRPDMAQAGGTDAVALPSALASVEAWVTDKL